A segment of the Lycium ferocissimum isolate CSIRO_LF1 chromosome 10, AGI_CSIRO_Lferr_CH_V1, whole genome shotgun sequence genome:
CATTTTGGGATTTGTATATAAAGGCtgtataattaataacttaggTAAACATTTTTTCATATATGCAACTTGAAAGATTAGAAAGAAGTTGTAACGAAAAAAATTGCTTCTTGAAACTCATAACATGGAGGCaaggtgtttttattttacggtCCATTCTGCTAGCGACCTTGTCGATGTTCGAAATTTTGGGGAAATGAAAGTTTACGCGAAGGTTTCAATAGCAGGACACAGCAAGTGTACGGAAGTGGATCTTGTGAACCAGACGAATCACGAGCGGAATACCCCTCTTTGCTTCGTCGTGCTCGAGGAAGACATTGTACAAGAGGAAGTTCCTGCTGTCATTGAATTGTTTTGTCGAAGGAGGCTCTCACACGATAAATATGTTGGTGAGTTAAACCTCACTCTACGTCCTTTTTATAAAGGAGTATGTAACTTTTCAGTGCGTAGGAATGATTCAAATCAGAGCAAAAGTTTTGGAACTTTGAAGTTTTCGCATGAATTAGGAGATAAAGTACTCTCAACTTTAGACTCATCATCGCCGCCCAAGAGATACAAACGTGTAGCTAAGATAGTCAACACTGGAAAGGAAGTAGCACACTACAGTGTTCAGAGATACGAACGTGTAGCTAAGATAGTCAACACTGGAAAGGAAGTAGCACACGTAATTCCTACAGTGTTCAGTGGTTGACTCTTCATCATTAGATAAATTTTATTATGTAGTATCTATGTAAAAGTAAGAACAACTTTTGTTagaaatattttgaattctttGTTAACATTTATACTGCAAGTGAAATTGCACAAGCTACAGTGTTCAGTGATTGACTCTTCATCATTAGATAAATTTTATTATGTAGTATCTATGTTAAAGTAAGAACAACTTTTGTTagaaatattttgaattctttGTTAACATTTATACTGCAAGTGAAATTGCACACGTGGGCGTTTCACAAAGCAAAACGTGTAACATGAACAGATTTCGTGTCTgtgaaatcaagaagaaaatgcaaaaattgtagctagtttttaattttcaagTTGACTTTGTAGTACAATTTCTCTAAGTTTAAAGAAAGTATCATCTTATTCTTCTCTTTATAAAATCATCTTATTCTTCTCTTTATAAATGTCCTCAAGGGTTTGATCACTTCTTCTCGTGTTTGATTGATGTGTATTTTACTTCAAGAGCTTAAGCATATTGAATCTGAATAAGTTCTTGAGTGTGAATAATTCGAGCTATCCTTTACGAACTCTTTGATGATCATCGCCACTAATTGATAGTAATAGTTATTATTAGTTAAATAACTTTGTAAGAAAGTGTCTGAATGATTGCATTTTGTTGAGAAATTCTTGAAGTTTTTAATCTTAATTAGAGCTCTCTCTTGCTTCTTCTAGTTGTGGCTTCCAATGCCCTCAAAGGGATGGAGTGACCCCTTTGGGGAGAGGGTTTGGGTGGAGTAGCCTCAACGTAAGACTTGGGTGACTCTTGGGCTTATACCTCACGATTATTTGATGAAAATTCATTTTAATTGACTAGCCCGAAAAATTAGACTTCCATtgaatttaaattattattaggAAATTTTACATGGCATAAGTAACCCTAAAAGGTATTTATGGTTAATAATTAGTactatttaagttaattacatttcgtagctacaatTTTATTTCGTAACTATATGcggttgtatatatgtatttggttTACGTAAAAAAGTCAATACAATCGTATGTGTATTtatgtaaatatgtatatactgAATGCATATTTTGACTGTATTATGATTGTATGTTTGCCAAATGAATTGGATTTTTGATTTTATATGTTGTTTgtttcatttatatacatatgaatatgACTGAGCAATGTATTCAAATACACGCAAATACACGCGGGAATACCTAAAACCTAGCTACGAATACAACTGAAAAATGTATTCAAATACACGCGAACACACCTAAAAACCGACtacgaaatgtaaatatataaaacatagCTGCAGGTTATTAACAACTCTAATTATCTAGTCATTTCTGTAAGTTTCTCTTATTATTATTGGTACATATAAGGTAAATCCATCAAGAAGGTTGGACATGATAAGAGAGAACAATCACCTACTATTTTTGTCTCCATTTGAGGCTTGAACTGAGCTCCTTCCACTTCATGACAATTAGGCCACCACTTTGGTGCTAATTGAATTCAAATTATTAGTTCAAACATAGTAACCCGTATtatttatttggactaataaatcttgaaatttaaaatatagtTGTAATGTCTATAATTGTTTAAATCTGAAGAAAGTATCCTTCTGTTCTTCTGTACATAATTTCGTTCTTCTCTACATAATTTTGTTAAGGGCTTGATCGCTATTAATTTGTACTTTAATACAAGGCGCTTAGTCTTGAATTTAAATTAGAACTCGAGTATGTGGGGGCAACGGCCTATTAATTCATAGCAATATCACATGAGttgtttgaaaaaatttatGAGCCTAAAGTTTGGTCGATCGGAatgtaataataacatataaagCATAGAGTAATTAATTAACTCACTAGCCACTCCAGTTGATAAGTGTTGgtctctattttttatttttatgtggaTGAAGTTTGATCCCATGACCTGTGGATTAGATTGTGATTGGGACATGAAGGAACTTTTGTCCCACGTAGGGAGAAGGAAAGAGATTTATTAGgtataaacaaaaaaatacttttattcTAGCTTTAAAGAATTGAGAAGATAGCAAGTCCTCGTATTGTTGTAGTCCCTAAGCTTGGTCAAATAATttgattgatttattttttgaaccaaaattgCATTTTTGTTTTCCTAAATTTTCCCGCCGTTTTTCACCGTAAAAAGCAAcattaatattttcaaaattttatttttatcaaaaaGGCACCTGCTGCCTACTTCCATTGTTTTCCAAAATGACATTAGATAGGGTTGCACCATtctatcccaaaaaaaattataattgtcCTCGGTATTTTCGAGACATCTGATCAAAGATGGAggtatttacatatataataaaGTCGATACATGAATGAAACTAAGAGTTGAGTGAAGTATCAaactaaaaaaatcaaacaagaataaaaagaaaaagaaccaaTAGAAGCAATTATAAGTATAAATAAATAGCTTCATGTTGATTTTGTGCAATATCAAAATGTGGTAATGAGATCAACTAGCTTGACTTCATTTTCTTAGCAGCAACCTCTTTTGCCTTTTGCTCAAAAAAGCTTCCATCATAAGCACCTCGTACTGATTCTTTAGTCAATACACCATCCTCGTTTTTTCCCACACTATATAGAATCCTCCAATCTGTTATAGCATTAAgcctatacacacacacacacaaaaaaagtaTGATTACCAATATTTTACCATGGAACTTTCGcccaaaaggaaattaaatactccctccgtccaaatTTAAGTGACctactttcttttttggtctgttccaaaaaaatctttttctatatttggtaAGTTTTCTAATTCCAACATTTTACGTGGCAagtttaagatcacaaaattTAAAGGACTAcatacatctttaatttaagcccacaaaatttcaaagtctccctttatttcttaaactccgtgcccagtcaaattaagacactaataagtaggcgtttggccatgaaaacccaatatttttcacattttttggaattttgaagttggagttgaaaatggagttgtgtttggttatcgTTTTTgcaaaagaatatttggttgtttgaatgtactaaaagtgaaaaaatgatTCTAGGTGTTTtctaaattccaaatacaacttgaagttgtatttgtaattttcatgaccaaacgctgattttcaaataaaataaaaaaaaatcccaaaaaaaagtgaaaaattctcacggccaaacaggttaaattgggacggagggagtactttatAGACAATGTATATCACttcaagggaaaaaaaaattaaaagacttATAAACAGTAAGTACCATCCAAAGTAGTCCTTAGGTTATCGTTTTTgcaaaagaatatttggttgtttgaatgtactaaaagtgaaaaaatgatTCTAGGTGTTTtctaaattccaaatacaacttgaagttgtatttgtaattttcatgaccaaacgctaattttcaaataaaatgaaaaaaaatcccaaaaaaaaaaaagtgaaaaattctcatagCCAAACAAgttaaattgggacagagggagtactttaTAGACAATGTATATCACttcaagggaaaaaaaaaaaattaaaagacttATAAACAGTAAGTACCATCCAAAGTAGTCCTTAGGTTCTCTATTTTTCTTGAGCAATTCGTCCACTTCGTCAGATGTTAAAGAATCTGAATTTTTGTGTGCGTACTTCTTGAAAATCTCCTCAAACTTCTCTGGCACAAACCTTCACAAGTATGGAAAACATTCAATAAAATAGTGTTTTTTTTAcggaagaaaatatttttgcaaGGAAAATGTTATTCCGggaaataagtgatttttaatttaattttggtgtCCGAtaagtaagcaaaaaatattgtttcaaaacatttatataatttaaataaatattaagggTATGGCGTGGGTGGGAGGAGTTTGGGTGGGGCCAGACTCTCTACACCCGTGTACGTGCCTATTTTAATTTAGGAGGTATCAAAGCGTAGTTTTGGCTAAAAACGCTTTCGATTTCTTGCTAATTGGATTCTTGTTGTACTATGTACAGTGCGATAGTAGTCGAGTGTTGTCCGTGGCTGCTGTTGCGAAGGAAATACTCAAGGATCGAGTAACCCAACTTGATGGTTGGGTCAACCATTTTAACGGATAAGCATAGACTACTGCAGAAAGGGGattgggggtggggtgggcgGGGGGTTTCGGGGTGCAGGGGCAGGGGTGAAGTGGAGTCTTGGGGGTTGGTAGGTGACAATCAATGTGAAATGTCGTTTATAAAACCTGTTTTCCTGCTTTcactaaaaaattaatttttcgttttttaagaaacttgtgttttaaaaaaaaatatttttaaaaacatgcaCATAATCAGAACCAATAGTGTTTAAGTCATATTTACCGTCCTTCTGCATCGTAGGCACCAGAATCACTGCCATGAATGCCATATTTGATGTTTTTAATCACAATAGGGAACAGTAGAGACGGCCATTTTCCCTGTGaacaaaacaaataaatgaGGATTTGACTAGTAAATTTCGTGCAATAAAAGTgaaacttttattttcaaaatatagaagaaaaaaaaaatgatttctaaCTTGCTTGTCGTCATCTTTACGAGCTAAATTAGACTGGATTTAGAATTTCATAAGAGTTTTTACTTTTACACGCCGTTTCAATATATgtgtttttttatatattctaTAAGTTTTTTAATCCAACATTTTCATTTTATCCTTGATGACACTCTTTTATAGAAATTATTACATAGACATGTATAAGACTACAaaatttgaaggatatttttggTGTACGTAATATACACCTTTAgttcaaaatcataaaatttaaagaaaagaaaattacattCTTTTACTTCGTGCTTAGTTGAactaaaatacataaaattaaaCCGaagaattatttatttatgtataatTTTATTTGCATGCGATATCAAAAAACgaaaacttttattttattttccaccTGATGTTCTGTTTCTATTCCGAAGCGTCGATTAATCTGAATTCACACAGTGTAAGGCTCATTAAAGGAGGAACCGctctttatcaaaaaaaaaaaaatcctacttTTATTAAAGTTCCAAACCGATACTTTAATTAAAACGAAATGATATTCTTTATTAAACCTCTCACAATTCTTCATAGTAAGAAAGAAAACTTCAAGCTAACTAGCTAGAAACAACTAGCTGTGAACTATCAAAGAAGTTAATTTTACAACTCTATTGATTTATGTCTACCGCTGCTTCCAGCTCTAGTCTAGAGTCTAGACAACTAATCCACCAATCtgttgacatttttttttctcttttaatttagAATTCAGAATTAATTACTCTCTATTCCAATTTATGTAATATAATTTAACTAagcatgaagtttaagaaagaaaaaaaacttttcaaatttgtgatctttacaagtcatagatatttatgtgattgtaaattatttcagtaaaagataaaaagggtagttttaagttaaattatttgtgaatatagaaatgtatcatttttttaaacagactaaaaaaaaacGTATTACATAATTGAGACAAAGGGAGcaattttttaaatgaaaagagGTAAAATCTAGTATTCATATTTGTGggataattatatttttatttataataaaagAGTACAAAATTTTGTAACTAAACGGCAAAAATCTCATGCTTATCTCATTTAGCTACGGATTAGCGACGAATTATAAGAAAATCAAATTAGCTAGGAACTATTTAGCGGCGAATTAGTTGGGATTACCGACAAATTCCGTAGCTAATCCCGTATTTTCTAGTAGTGAGTAACTAATTTAATAATACATTATTAATATGTTtaatagttataaaataaaaagttgaacatttatttagtcaactttcatttctttgAATCGAACAAAATTTTTACTCGTACTTCGGTGTTATATCTAATCAATTACTAATAATGCGCAGAAAGAAAAAGTTGGAATAGATAAAACTCAAACGATTTTTGTGTGATTCAAATTTCATCCGAATCCGACCAAATccatatttttatcattttaatcatgagaaaacacTTTAAAATATGTTATAGCCTATAGGTAATCAATTACTAATAAtgctcaaaaagaaaaagttggaATAGATAAAACTCAAACAATTTTTGTGTGATGCAAATTTCATACGAATCCAACCAAATCCATATTTCCATCATTATAATCATGAGAAAACACTTTAAAATATCTCATCGTCataatacttttaaaaaaagctaCTCCATTATTGTCCAATATTGATGCCCCTACCTTACCACAGTCAATTATTGTAACATGCCTAATGGCTACCACATAAATAATATCCTTTTATTCCCTGCAATATACAGAAATTACTTGTCGTCTTCTGAAAATATTTTACTTGTGTCAAAGCAaatataagtaaaatattttttactgtTATTAGTAAAAGACTTAGagatttaagaaataaatatataatgtcACATTAAATACTATTTTTGGCCTATTTTCTAACTCACACACTACAAAGATAGAAAATCACTCTCCATACCATTTAGCATCGCAAAAGGGATATTTGGATAGAAAATATTATAGTTATTAAACTAGCACAGCGTGGatagttaatatttttttttttttaggttctAACTTGAAAATATATAATCCATCTGCGTGTGTTTATATGTACTTGCAtgactaattttattttaacctttctttattgtattttggCTTCAAACGTGATAAATATCCCGTTCTTAGAATTTCATATAGTAGTGTTAAAGACATAAttcaataaaagaaaaatatattctcTCTAAAATTCTACTAAGATGAAATAATCACACGCTTCAATATAATTTTGCATTAGAGAGAGATCCTCAAATCTCATTGTTTAGCAATATGATTAAGTGAACGAAAGTgttaatataattaagtaaataaaaatatgtgACTTTGGAAAGCTTAAACTTTTAAATGAAATTCTACTTACTGGTCGTGTCTTGTGACTAGTAACAACATGGATGAGCACAGCAGCCAAAAGTGAACGGAAAACATTACGTCCCAATTTTCTGAAACCTGAGAGATGATAAGAACcaaaaatataataagaaaattgtgaaagaaaaataataatttaagtacataaaattagagaaaatttcaaatttactaaaaagaatagaaaaaacaaattaagaaaACTTCAAACCTTGATATGTTTCCCAAGGGTATATAATTCCATCTTTGTTGGTATCAAAGAACATTACATGCTTTTGTAAAGGGGTCAGTTCATCATGATTTCCAATTCCTgcaggaatatatatatatatatatatattatatgtcaCGTGAAATTACAAATacggttaaaaaaaaaaaagaatacttAACAAGTTTTTTATATTAAGATGTGAATATTTCACTTTCTTTAAGAAGATTTAAGCCTGTATCAACATTGTAAGAATATGCATAGAATCAAATGAGCAAGGGAAAAACTACACCCTGCTTGCAGATTCGGCAGAATCTAATAATTTAATCTAAAGCCTGTAGTTATATTAAAAATCACttaatacatataaataatttattcagaTCTCAGCAAACACCTAACACGCTGCCCTTTTAGAATCCAAAATCGTAAACTCAAAATCCTAACCCTATCTCAAAATTCATGAGTTGTGGATAATTTAGTGGAGTAATTAACTAGGTAAATCATGGGACAATGGATCAAAAAATTATCGTCACTTTCTCGCTacaaagaaatgaattaattgttgctCAGCTATCCCTAAATAGACAGTAGCTAACAAGATACTTACAATCATCGCTAATCCGTTGTTAAGTAAGATTAGCGACAGATTTTTGTTATTTAGCAACATAAGTTATCCGTCGCTAATTCCTAATtcctagtatttttttttagcatccCATCTTTATAACTACTAAGATGAGAAAAATAATAGTACAACTTAACAacaatatttttaa
Coding sequences within it:
- the LOC132032858 gene encoding probable peroxygenase 5, producing the protein MASSSSSQSDGIGNHDELTPLQKHVMFFDTNKDGIIYPWETYQGFRKLGRNVFRSLLAAVLIHVVTSHKTRPGKWPSLLFPIVIKNIKYGIHGSDSGAYDAEGRFVPEKFEEIFKKYAHKNSDSLTSDEVDELLKKNREPKDYFGWLNAITDWRILYSVGKNEDGVLTKESVRGAYDGSFFEQKAKEVAAKKMKSS